A window of the Streptomyces sp. NBC_00878 genome harbors these coding sequences:
- a CDS encoding M1 family metallopeptidase, whose product MSSLPVWSSRTGRRLLVGLIALLVATGSTAADAVTAPKAEAETGTSKAATPDRRRYDVTLRGDADGSHWTGRQRVSFRNASDRPLHEVYVRLWGNGDDKCGTPGKPSPVKVSKVRGGTAAGLTVNCTALRIALPKPLARGERAAVAFDVSITVPTRNSRFGREGAFRFLGNALPVLAVHDAKGWHLDPYVSTGESFYALAGDFRVRLDHPSALKVPATGRTWTSPGKPGRTVTHSVAHRVRDFAWAAGPFRTATETSPGGVRVKSYWAPNTPAAGVRLNRKDGVAAVDRFGKEFGRYPYGEIDLVMTKEFGGGMEYPGLVLLGTSEEGSAVVHEVAHQWWYGIVGNDEYGSPWLDESFAQYANARFYGWDTSDCWSDDWPSGSTALTNSMAYWSQHRDEYHLVYTAGPCALARLEQSLGADTMARLLKRYALDHWYGLSTTADFKKAAQSVTDKDLGPFWKRHRIR is encoded by the coding sequence ATGTCGTCGTTACCTGTCTGGTCGTCAAGAACCGGTCGTCGTCTGCTCGTTGGCCTGATCGCGCTGCTCGTGGCGACGGGCTCCACCGCGGCCGATGCCGTCACGGCACCCAAGGCCGAGGCCGAGACAGGGACCTCCAAAGCCGCGACGCCCGATCGCCGTCGCTACGACGTGACCCTGCGCGGCGACGCCGACGGCTCCCACTGGACGGGCCGACAGCGGGTGTCGTTCCGCAACGCCTCCGATCGGCCCCTGCACGAGGTGTACGTACGGCTGTGGGGCAACGGAGACGACAAGTGCGGCACGCCCGGCAAGCCGTCCCCTGTCAAGGTGTCCAAGGTGCGTGGCGGCACCGCCGCCGGGCTCACCGTGAACTGCACGGCGCTGCGCATCGCCCTGCCGAAGCCGCTCGCGCGCGGTGAGCGGGCGGCCGTCGCCTTCGACGTGTCGATCACCGTGCCCACGCGCAACAGCCGCTTCGGTCGTGAGGGCGCGTTCCGCTTCCTGGGCAACGCGCTGCCGGTGCTCGCCGTGCACGACGCGAAGGGCTGGCACCTCGATCCGTACGTGTCGACCGGGGAGAGCTTCTACGCACTGGCGGGCGACTTCCGGGTGCGCCTCGACCACCCCTCGGCCCTCAAGGTCCCGGCGACCGGCCGCACCTGGACCAGCCCCGGCAAGCCCGGGCGCACGGTCACACACAGCGTCGCGCACCGGGTACGGGACTTCGCGTGGGCGGCTGGCCCGTTCCGGACGGCGACCGAGACCTCGCCCGGGGGTGTACGCGTGAAGTCGTACTGGGCACCGAACACGCCCGCCGCGGGTGTGCGCCTCAACCGCAAGGACGGCGTCGCCGCCGTCGACCGGTTCGGCAAGGAGTTCGGCCGCTATCCGTACGGCGAGATCGACCTGGTGATGACCAAGGAGTTCGGCGGCGGCATGGAGTACCCCGGCCTGGTCCTCCTCGGGACCAGCGAGGAGGGCAGCGCCGTCGTCCACGAGGTGGCCCACCAGTGGTGGTACGGCATCGTGGGCAACGACGAATACGGCTCGCCCTGGCTGGACGAGAGCTTCGCCCAGTACGCCAACGCGCGCTTCTACGGCTGGGACACCAGCGACTGCTGGTCGGACGACTGGCCGAGCGGGAGCACCGCGCTCACCAACTCGATGGCCTACTGGTCCCAGCACCGCGACGAGTACCACCTCGTCTACACGGCGGGCCCCTGCGCCCTGGCCCGCCTCGAACAGTCCCTCGGGGCCGACACCATGGCACGCCTCCTCAAGCGGTACGCCCTCGACCACTGGTACGGCCTCTCCACCACCGCCGACTTCAAGAAGGCCGCACAGTCCGTGACGGACAAGGATCTGGGTCCCTTCTGGAAGAGGCATCGCATCCGCTGA
- a CDS encoding SAM-dependent methyltransferase, with product MTDERENAGQEALSRIDTTVPQSARIWNYWLGGKDNYEVDRIAGDAFREVFPGIETGARAARYFLARAVRHLAAEEGIRQFLDIGTGLPNVDNTHEIAQRVAPDCRIVYVDNDPLVLAHARALLVSTSDGVTNYVDADLRDPSTILREAAKTLDFGRPVALMLMGILGHIEDHDEARSIVRQLVDGLPSGSYLVQYDSSNTSDAYLNAIQQYNEGGSIPYILRSPEQIARYFDGLELLEPGVTSCSRWRPDTEAWGLPAEVHQYGGVALKR from the coding sequence ATGACCGATGAACGAGAGAACGCCGGCCAGGAGGCACTCTCCAGGATCGATACCACCGTGCCGCAGTCGGCCCGGATCTGGAACTACTGGCTGGGCGGGAAGGACAACTACGAAGTCGACCGCATAGCCGGTGACGCGTTCCGCGAGGTCTTCCCGGGGATCGAGACCGGGGCCCGTGCCGCCCGGTACTTCCTGGCCCGTGCCGTGCGTCATCTGGCGGCCGAAGAGGGGATCCGGCAGTTCCTGGACATAGGCACGGGGCTGCCCAATGTGGACAACACCCACGAGATCGCCCAACGGGTGGCCCCTGACTGCCGGATCGTCTACGTCGACAACGACCCCTTGGTACTGGCACACGCCCGTGCGCTGCTCGTCAGCACCTCCGACGGTGTCACCAACTACGTCGACGCCGATCTGCGCGATCCGAGCACGATCCTGCGCGAGGCCGCGAAGACGCTCGACTTCGGCCGGCCTGTCGCTCTGATGCTGATGGGCATTCTCGGCCACATCGAGGACCATGACGAGGCACGCTCGATCGTGCGGCAGTTGGTGGATGGCCTGCCTTCCGGCAGCTACCTCGTGCAGTACGACAGCAGCAACACCAGTGACGCCTACCTCAACGCCATACAGCAGTACAACGAGGGGGGCTCGATCCCGTACATCCTCCGCAGTCCCGAGCAGATCGCGCGCTACTTCGACGGCCTGGAACTGCTTGAGCCGGGCGTGACTTCGTGCTCGCGCTGGCGTCCTGACACCGAGGCCTGGGGGCTCCCGGCGGAGGTGCATCAGTACGGAGGCGTCGCCCTCAAACGCTGA
- a CDS encoding serine/threonine-protein kinase, whose translation MSEGDMDRRVIDGRFRLESRLGGGGMGTVWRATDLVLHRSVAVKEVRPPDAGLAEYDPDGARMLRERVLREARALARIDHPNVVTIHHIVDGGEGTYPWIVMELVSGGSLADRLSRGRMDSAETARLGREVLAALRAAHDAGIQHRDVKPANVLLRPDGRPVLTDFGIAAIRESTALTATGSIIGTADYMAPERVSGNDGGAASDLWSLAMMLYAAVEGRHPLRRGTTLATLAAVLYEEVPPPVNAGRLADVLMRVLVRDPAARPGAETLDRMLAAVADTEAAVVDGGAVVAEAGRDTTSYRLTPPSAAPAAPTGPDEFGPPSGYATPQDAVPSLPSASVPYPGAPAGAPTPAHPFRRRRWTKVVLSAAATALVGVLVWTLVPDGEKSESSSSGATGSGARATPSTVSTPTSRPSADASTPTPQKTDKGEGADLLTPDGIRTAIKAFKKETGSDLFGDFKVYPEHISAYVMVKGSRTQYDMYTYRVDRGLEKGIIKGSLSGGAQVFSPDEFDWDTVPTLLAEARKKLNVDSPTSRYLLVEGSNNVFDTPANMAVYLSNEYNEGGYLEADIHGKVTKVMAADG comes from the coding sequence ATGAGCGAGGGGGACATGGACAGACGGGTCATCGACGGGCGGTTCCGGCTGGAGTCGCGCCTCGGTGGCGGCGGTATGGGGACGGTCTGGCGGGCCACGGACCTTGTCCTGCACCGGAGTGTGGCCGTCAAAGAGGTGCGGCCGCCGGATGCGGGGCTGGCCGAGTACGACCCTGACGGCGCGCGGATGCTGCGGGAGCGGGTGCTGCGCGAGGCCAGGGCGCTGGCCAGGATCGACCACCCCAATGTCGTGACGATCCATCACATCGTCGACGGTGGCGAGGGCACCTATCCATGGATCGTCATGGAACTGGTCAGCGGCGGATCGCTGGCCGACCGCCTGAGCCGGGGACGGATGGACAGTGCCGAGACGGCCCGGCTCGGACGCGAGGTCCTGGCCGCGCTGCGAGCCGCGCACGACGCGGGCATCCAGCACCGGGACGTCAAGCCCGCCAACGTGCTCCTTCGCCCCGACGGCCGCCCCGTACTGACGGACTTCGGGATCGCGGCGATCCGCGAATCGACGGCTCTCACCGCCACCGGGTCCATCATCGGCACGGCCGACTACATGGCGCCGGAGCGAGTATCGGGCAACGACGGCGGCGCGGCCTCGGACCTGTGGTCGCTGGCGATGATGCTGTACGCAGCCGTCGAGGGCAGGCATCCGCTACGCCGGGGCACGACACTGGCCACACTCGCGGCCGTCCTCTACGAGGAGGTCCCGCCACCGGTGAACGCCGGGCGCCTGGCAGATGTCCTGATGCGCGTACTGGTACGCGATCCTGCAGCGCGTCCGGGTGCCGAGACCCTGGACCGGATGCTGGCGGCCGTGGCGGACACCGAGGCGGCCGTGGTCGACGGTGGAGCGGTCGTGGCCGAGGCCGGAAGGGACACCACCTCCTACCGGCTGACGCCTCCGTCGGCTGCCCCGGCAGCCCCGACCGGCCCGGACGAATTCGGTCCACCGTCCGGGTACGCGACACCGCAGGACGCCGTTCCCTCGCTGCCCTCCGCTTCCGTGCCGTACCCGGGGGCGCCCGCCGGTGCGCCGACCCCCGCCCACCCGTTCCGGCGAAGGCGGTGGACCAAGGTCGTCCTGTCCGCCGCCGCCACAGCGCTCGTCGGTGTTCTGGTATGGACACTGGTGCCGGACGGCGAGAAGTCCGAATCCTCGTCCTCCGGGGCCACCGGGAGCGGGGCGAGGGCGACGCCGTCGACCGTCAGTACGCCGACGTCCAGGCCGTCCGCGGATGCTTCGACGCCCACGCCCCAGAAGACGGACAAGGGAGAAGGCGCTGATCTGCTGACGCCCGACGGCATCCGCACCGCGATCAAGGCGTTCAAGAAGGAGACGGGCAGCGACCTGTTCGGCGATTTCAAGGTGTACCCCGAGCACATCTCCGCTTACGTGATGGTCAAGGGAAGCCGGACCCAGTACGACATGTACACCTACCGTGTCGACCGGGGTTTGGAGAAGGGAATCATCAAGGGCTCGCTGTCCGGGGGAGCCCAGGTGTTCAGCCCGGACGAATTCGACTGGGACACGGTCCCCACGCTGCTCGCCGAGGCCAGGAAGAAACTGAACGTCGACAGCCCCACGAGCCGCTACTTGCTGGTCGAAGGGTCGAACAATGTGTTCGACACCCCCGCCAATATGGCCGTGTACCTCAGCAACGAGTACAACGAGGGCGGCTATCTGGAGGCCGACATCCACGGCAAGGTGACCAAAGTGATGGCCGCCGACGGATGA
- a CDS encoding helix-turn-helix transcriptional regulator: MGAEEAVRTPDANPVLDSRTAGPTVPRLVLGARLRRLREERQITREDAGEAIRASQSKISRMEWGRHGFKMRDVSDLLTLYGVTDEAERATLLALAEQANTPGWWQPFNDVVPAWMQAYLGAEQAASLVRCFEAQVVPDLLQIPDYARAAIRLTRPHISAEELDRRVTLRMKRQEILHRQRATQLWAVIDEAALRRPVGGTSAMRAQLRHLIEVCQLPRVTVQIVPFLAGGHPAAGGPVTIVRLPGGQLPDMVYLEQLAGAVYPDKPAETEYYWDVMNRLVVKAESPDATCAILHRILQET; this comes from the coding sequence ATGGGCGCCGAAGAGGCCGTTCGTACACCTGACGCCAACCCTGTCTTAGATTCCCGGACCGCGGGGCCGACGGTGCCACGTCTGGTGCTGGGCGCGCGGCTGCGCCGACTGCGGGAGGAGCGGCAGATCACCCGTGAGGACGCGGGCGAGGCCATCCGCGCCTCCCAGTCCAAGATCAGCAGAATGGAGTGGGGCCGGCACGGGTTCAAGATGCGTGACGTGTCCGATCTCCTCACTCTCTACGGAGTCACGGACGAGGCCGAACGCGCCACGTTGCTGGCCTTGGCCGAACAGGCCAACACCCCTGGCTGGTGGCAGCCGTTCAACGACGTGGTGCCCGCCTGGATGCAGGCCTACCTCGGGGCCGAACAGGCGGCGAGTCTCGTCCGCTGCTTCGAGGCCCAGGTGGTACCGGACCTTCTGCAGATCCCCGACTACGCCCGCGCCGCCATCCGGCTCACCCGCCCGCACATCTCCGCGGAGGAACTCGACCGGCGGGTCACCTTGCGGATGAAACGCCAGGAGATCCTGCACAGGCAGCGGGCCACTCAGCTCTGGGCCGTGATCGACGAGGCGGCGCTCCGTCGCCCGGTGGGCGGCACCAGCGCGATGCGCGCCCAGCTCCGGCATCTCATCGAGGTCTGCCAACTCCCGCGGGTCACCGTCCAGATCGTGCCGTTCCTCGCCGGTGGTCACCCTGCGGCCGGCGGGCCGGTCACCATCGTGCGCCTGCCCGGCGGTCAACTGCCCGACATGGTCTACCTCGAACAGCTCGCGGGCGCCGTCTATCCCGACAAGCCGGCCGAGACCGAGTACTACTGGGACGTCATGAACCGCCTGGTCGTGAAGGCCGAATCGCCCGACGCGACGTGCGCCATCCTCCATCGCATCCTCCAGGAAACCTGA
- a CDS encoding N-formylglutamate amidohydrolase translates to MNDVSASHRLVAGAPDSPVILHVPHSSRVIPADVRGGIVLEDAALERELDHITDAHTARIAATAAERCATEPWQFVNLLSRLVVDPERFPDDREEMLAVGMGAVYTRTTHRADLRPADHDGQPLIDRYFHPYAAAVTDAVTQRLDTVGRAVIIDVHSYPTERLPYELHGDGPRPPICLGRDAFHTPAGLLAHAEKAFAGFGGTGVNSPFSGTYVPLKYYGNDERVSALMIEIRRDVYMSEPGGPAGPGLDTVAHALADLVDMASGVDTGRG, encoded by the coding sequence ATGAACGACGTGTCGGCTTCCCACCGTCTCGTGGCCGGCGCGCCCGACTCCCCGGTGATCCTGCACGTCCCGCATTCCTCGCGGGTCATCCCGGCGGACGTGCGCGGCGGCATCGTGCTCGAAGACGCGGCGCTGGAACGGGAGTTGGACCACATCACCGACGCGCACACCGCCCGGATCGCGGCGACGGCCGCCGAGCGCTGCGCCACCGAGCCCTGGCAGTTCGTCAACCTGTTGTCGCGGCTGGTCGTCGACCCCGAACGATTCCCGGACGACCGGGAGGAGATGCTGGCGGTGGGCATGGGCGCGGTCTACACGCGGACCACGCACAGGGCGGACCTCCGCCCGGCCGACCACGACGGGCAGCCGCTCATCGACCGGTACTTCCACCCGTACGCCGCCGCCGTCACCGACGCCGTGACCCAGCGGCTGGACACCGTCGGACGGGCCGTGATCATCGACGTCCACTCCTACCCGACCGAGCGCCTGCCCTACGAGCTGCACGGAGACGGACCCCGGCCGCCCATCTGCCTGGGCCGGGACGCCTTCCACACCCCGGCCGGCCTCCTGGCCCACGCCGAGAAGGCGTTCGCGGGCTTCGGCGGCACGGGAGTCAACAGCCCCTTCAGCGGTACGTACGTCCCACTGAAGTACTACGGGAACGACGAACGGGTCAGCGCCCTGATGATCGAGATCCGACGGGACGTCTACATGTCCGAGCCGGGCGGCCCGGCCGGCCCCGGCCTCGATACGGTCGCGCACGCGCTCGCCGACCTGGTCGACATGGCGAGCGGGGTAGACACGGGACGCGGCTAG
- a CDS encoding MalY/PatB family protein yields the protein MTETTKKAAAETADADRTDPLVQVPLHQLRSRTSMKWRTHPEDVLPLWVAEMDVPLAPCVTDALHRAIGIGDTGYAYGTAYAEALAGFAADRWQWGGLRVENTAVVPDVMLGIVEVLRLITDPGDAVVVCSPVYPPFYAFVGHDAREVIEAPLGPDLRTDLGALEDAFVRARRHGRRAAFLMCNPHNPTGAVHTRQELEAIAALARRHGVRVVSDEIHAPLVLPGATFTPFLSVPGSENGFALTSASKAWNLAGLKAALAIAGEEAAADLRRMPEEVGHGPSHLGVLAHTAAFQEGGDWLDELLGGLDANRTLLGQLIEEHLPGIRYVQPEGTYLAWLDCTRLDLHDGHQDNGPGVVADLAGPAKLFLDEARVALSSGHVFGTGGAGCVRLNFATSPAILRLALERMGRAVRDLS from the coding sequence GTGACCGAGACCACGAAGAAGGCGGCAGCCGAGACGGCCGACGCCGACCGGACCGATCCGCTCGTGCAGGTGCCGCTGCACCAGTTGCGAAGCCGTACGAGCATGAAGTGGCGCACCCATCCGGAGGACGTGCTGCCCCTGTGGGTGGCGGAGATGGACGTTCCGCTGGCTCCCTGCGTCACCGACGCGCTGCACAGGGCCATCGGGATCGGCGACACCGGATACGCCTACGGAACCGCCTACGCCGAGGCCCTGGCCGGATTCGCCGCCGACCGCTGGCAGTGGGGCGGCCTGCGCGTCGAGAACACGGCCGTGGTGCCCGACGTCATGCTGGGCATCGTCGAGGTTCTCCGCCTCATCACCGACCCCGGCGACGCCGTCGTCGTGTGCTCACCCGTCTACCCGCCGTTCTACGCCTTCGTCGGCCACGACGCCCGCGAGGTGATCGAGGCTCCCCTCGGGCCCGACCTCCGTACCGACCTCGGTGCTCTGGAAGACGCCTTCGTACGGGCCCGGCGGCACGGGCGACGCGCGGCGTTTCTGATGTGCAACCCACACAACCCGACCGGTGCCGTGCACACCCGCCAGGAACTCGAAGCGATCGCGGCGCTCGCCCGCCGACACGGCGTCCGCGTGGTCTCCGACGAGATCCACGCCCCGCTCGTACTGCCCGGCGCCACGTTCACACCCTTCCTCAGCGTGCCCGGCTCCGAGAACGGCTTCGCCCTGACGTCCGCCTCCAAGGCATGGAACCTGGCCGGGCTCAAGGCCGCCCTGGCCATCGCGGGCGAGGAGGCCGCCGCCGATCTTCGCCGGATGCCCGAGGAAGTCGGTCACGGCCCCAGCCACCTGGGGGTCCTCGCCCACACGGCGGCGTTCCAGGAGGGCGGCGACTGGCTCGACGAGCTCCTGGGCGGGCTCGACGCGAACCGGACCCTGCTGGGACAGCTCATCGAGGAGCACCTCCCCGGCATCCGGTACGTCCAGCCCGAGGGCACCTATCTGGCCTGGCTGGACTGCACCCGGCTGGACCTGCACGACGGTCACCAGGACAACGGCCCCGGCGTCGTGGCCGACCTCGCCGGACCGGCGAAGCTGTTCCTCGACGAAGCCCGCGTCGCCCTCAGTTCCGGTCACGTCTTCGGCACCGGCGGCGCGGGCTGCGTACGCCTCAACTTCGCCACGTCGCCGGCCATTCTGCGCCTCGCGCTGGAGAGGATGGGGCGCGCGGTTCGCGACCTGAGTTGA
- a CDS encoding NAD(P)-dependent alcohol dehydrogenase: protein MKAAVHSRYGPPTVIRIDEVEKPSIGDHDVLVRVHATTVNRTDCAYRAAKPFFMRALTGLARPRRAVLGTEYAGVVDAVGSGVTSFSVGDRVFGYNEGAFGTHAEYLSVPHDGAIATMPNGVTFDQAAPGTEGSHYALAFVRKADVQAGQDVLVHGATGAIGSAAVQLLKHHGATVTAVCGTENLDLVKGLGADRVVDYKAQDFTRDEQRYDAVFDTVGKSTFGRCRRLLKPGGVYLSSELGPWCQNLLLPLVTPLFRGRKVRFPFPKQDQEMVRYFRGLMESGEFSPVIDRRYPLERIVDAYRYVETGQKTGNVVITVVPPN, encoded by the coding sequence ATGAAAGCAGCGGTGCACAGCCGGTACGGGCCACCCACCGTGATCCGGATCGACGAGGTGGAAAAACCCTCGATCGGGGACCACGACGTACTCGTTCGGGTGCACGCGACGACGGTCAACCGGACGGACTGCGCCTACCGGGCGGCCAAGCCCTTCTTCATGCGCGCACTCACCGGCCTCGCCCGGCCGCGGCGTGCGGTGCTCGGGACCGAGTACGCGGGAGTGGTGGACGCGGTCGGAAGCGGCGTCACGTCCTTCAGCGTCGGCGACCGGGTGTTCGGCTACAACGAGGGCGCGTTCGGAACCCATGCCGAGTACCTGTCGGTTCCGCACGACGGCGCCATCGCGACCATGCCGAACGGCGTGACGTTCGATCAGGCCGCTCCCGGTACCGAGGGCTCGCACTACGCGCTCGCGTTCGTCAGGAAGGCGGATGTCCAGGCCGGGCAGGACGTCCTCGTTCACGGCGCGACCGGCGCCATCGGCTCGGCGGCCGTGCAACTCCTGAAGCATCACGGGGCCACGGTGACCGCGGTGTGCGGCACGGAGAACTTGGACCTGGTGAAGGGGCTGGGCGCGGACCGGGTCGTCGACTACAAGGCTCAGGACTTCACCAGGGACGAGCAGCGCTACGACGCGGTGTTCGACACGGTCGGCAAGAGCACGTTCGGCCGCTGCAGGCGGTTGTTGAAACCCGGCGGGGTGTATCTGTCCTCGGAACTGGGCCCCTGGTGCCAGAACCTGCTCCTCCCGCTCGTCACGCCCCTGTTCCGCGGCAGGAAGGTGCGGTTCCCCTTTCCGAAGCAGGACCAGGAGATGGTGCGGTACTTCCGGGGCCTGATGGAGTCGGGCGAATTCAGTCCGGTCATCGACCGACGGTACCCGTTGGAGCGGATCGTCGACGCCTACCGGTATGTCGAGACCGGGCAGAAGACCGGCAACGTCGTCATCACCGTCGTACCACCGAACTGA
- a CDS encoding cytochrome P450: MESRLGDGGSVDLDDTRLEAMTPEPLLTRDYETRPSLVYERLRQRHGPVAPVDLLGVPAWLVLGYREALDVLQDDDGWPKGLENWRARSEGRVPADWPLGPSLEVNHVLIQGGPGYPALRMAWDAALKPFQDPRHPQAKKLKTAVTAYADELITLVGEAGGTGLADVSAQFSRPLPLMVASHLLGFPGSQGDDALMDMWRVLDAGPDAEPALERLLATLAELAALKLRTPGDDFPSYLLAAHPDLSLDELARELFMLLGMTSDHVGILVSNTVVEVLSGDGGARASLSAGMVRETMNRVVMRKPPLVNFVPRFAAKDTPLGNYTIRAGDPVWVSSAAAHADPLFADSVARSTTVSTRAHLSWGAGRRQCPARELASTVAAVGVSRLFERFAHLELALPIDQLPWRSSPFMRGLRSLPVRYELATVPEQPPKRAALASEPAAPELPDPSARQRSSLWSYLTSLIGR, encoded by the coding sequence ATGGAATCCCGGTTGGGCGATGGCGGATCCGTGGATCTGGACGACACCCGGTTGGAGGCGATGACTCCTGAACCGCTGCTGACCCGGGACTACGAGACACGCCCCTCGCTCGTGTACGAGCGGTTAAGGCAACGTCACGGCCCGGTCGCGCCGGTCGACCTGCTGGGCGTACCTGCCTGGCTGGTCCTCGGCTACCGGGAGGCACTTGACGTGCTCCAGGACGACGACGGTTGGCCGAAGGGTCTGGAGAACTGGCGGGCCCGCTCGGAGGGCCGCGTGCCGGCCGACTGGCCGCTCGGACCGTCTCTCGAGGTCAACCACGTACTGATCCAGGGCGGTCCCGGATACCCGGCGTTGCGGATGGCGTGGGACGCGGCCCTCAAGCCGTTCCAGGACCCGCGCCATCCCCAGGCGAAGAAACTCAAGACGGCCGTCACCGCCTACGCCGACGAACTGATCACTTTGGTGGGGGAGGCCGGCGGAACGGGCCTGGCGGATGTGTCCGCCCAGTTCTCCCGGCCGCTGCCGCTGATGGTGGCCAGCCATCTGCTCGGCTTCCCCGGTTCCCAGGGCGACGACGCGCTGATGGACATGTGGCGGGTCCTGGACGCGGGTCCTGACGCGGAGCCCGCCCTGGAGCGTTTGTTGGCGACGCTGGCGGAGCTGGCGGCGCTGAAGCTGCGGACGCCGGGGGACGACTTTCCCTCGTACCTGCTGGCCGCGCACCCGGACCTCTCGCTCGACGAACTGGCCCGTGAGCTGTTCATGCTGCTGGGCATGACGTCCGACCATGTCGGCATTCTGGTCTCCAACACGGTGGTCGAGGTCCTCTCGGGTGACGGCGGCGCACGTGCCAGTCTGTCCGCCGGGATGGTCAGGGAGACCATGAACCGGGTGGTCATGCGCAAGCCCCCGCTGGTGAACTTCGTGCCGCGCTTCGCGGCCAAGGACACCCCGCTGGGGAACTACACGATCCGGGCGGGCGATCCGGTCTGGGTCTCCTCCGCAGCGGCCCACGCCGACCCGCTCTTCGCCGACAGCGTGGCGCGGAGCACCACGGTCAGCACCCGGGCGCACCTGTCCTGGGGCGCGGGCCGCCGCCAGTGCCCGGCGCGCGAACTCGCCTCGACGGTCGCGGCGGTCGGCGTGAGCCGCCTGTTCGAGCGGTTCGCCCATCTGGAACTCGCCCTGCCCATCGACCAACTCCCGTGGCGTTCCTCGCCCTTCATGCGGGGCCTGCGCTCACTGCCGGTACGGTACGAACTCGCCACGGTGCCCGAGCAGCCGCCGAAGCGGGCGGCCCTGGCGTCAGAGCCCGCCGCTCCGGAGCTGCCGGACCCGTCCGCCCGGCAGCGCTCTTCGCTGTGGAGCTATCTGACAAGCCTGATCGGCCGCTGA
- a CDS encoding NAD(P)/FAD-dependent oxidoreductase, whose protein sequence is MHDGDVVVIGGGYAGVRLAKRLDGTARVTLVDRKDVFFHRIASLRAGVRPEWTVAPFIPYDRLLRNGRVAVGKAVRVDTAERQVVLATGERLPYDVVVIATGADYPEPARFVGTTTEEAAKSFAGHQQNVAAADHVLVVGGGPSGVELSAEIRLARPDARVTLAHSGPALLHCTGSERAGRKAHVWLESHDVEVLLDSYMSLGHDFGTYRDARGSVIEADLAFWATGTTPNTLWLRLAGHGDWLNADGHVKVDRMLRAEGRPDVFAVGDVNDACDLKITPAALAQADLAAHNIRVYLRSSGRHRTQSRSYRAIHRTPLIVPFGEAGGVTMLPVPGGETAVLGGRTTMLAKAKTLMTPYMRRQLGYTAA, encoded by the coding sequence GTGCACGACGGCGACGTAGTGGTGATCGGCGGCGGCTATGCGGGCGTCCGGCTGGCGAAGCGACTGGACGGCACGGCACGGGTCACGCTCGTGGATCGTAAGGACGTCTTCTTCCACCGCATAGCCTCCCTGCGCGCCGGTGTGCGTCCGGAATGGACGGTCGCTCCGTTCATCCCGTACGACCGGCTGCTGCGCAACGGCCGTGTGGCCGTGGGCAAGGCGGTCCGCGTCGACACCGCCGAACGGCAGGTGGTGCTGGCCACGGGGGAGCGTCTTCCGTACGACGTGGTGGTGATCGCGACCGGAGCCGACTATCCGGAACCGGCCCGTTTCGTCGGCACCACCACCGAGGAGGCGGCCAAGTCGTTCGCCGGACACCAGCAGAACGTCGCCGCCGCCGATCATGTCCTCGTCGTCGGCGGCGGGCCCTCCGGCGTCGAACTCAGCGCCGAGATCCGCCTGGCCCGCCCGGACGCCCGGGTCACGCTCGCCCACTCCGGTCCTGCGCTGCTCCACTGCACGGGCAGCGAGCGGGCCGGGCGCAAGGCCCATGTCTGGCTGGAGTCCCACGACGTGGAGGTGCTGCTCGACTCCTACATGTCCCTGGGCCACGACTTCGGTACCTATCGCGACGCCCGCGGGAGCGTCATCGAGGCCGACCTCGCTTTCTGGGCGACGGGCACCACCCCCAACACGCTCTGGCTGCGCCTGGCCGGGCACGGCGACTGGCTGAACGCGGACGGGCATGTGAAGGTCGACCGGATGCTCCGGGCCGAGGGGCGGCCGGACGTGTTCGCCGTCGGCGACGTGAACGACGCCTGCGATCTCAAGATCACCCCCGCCGCGCTCGCACAGGCGGACCTCGCCGCCCACAACATCCGTGTCTACCTGCGCAGTTCCGGCAGGCACCGCACACAGTCCCGCTCATACCGGGCGATCCATCGCACCCCGCTCATCGTGCCGTTCGGCGAGGCGGGCGGCGTGACCATGCTGCCCGTGCCCGGCGGCGAGACCGCGGTACTCGGCGGCCGTACCACCATGTTGGCCAAGGCCAAGACCCTTATGACCCCTTACATGAGGCGGCAACTCGGGTACACAGCGGCCTGA